A region from the Desulfobacterales bacterium genome encodes:
- a CDS encoding AURKAIP1/COX24 domain-containing protein: MGSVIKKRRKKMRKHKHRKLLARTRHQRRNK, from the coding sequence TTGGGCAGTGTTATTAAAAAGAGAAGAAAAAAAATGAGAAAACATAAGCACAGAAAACTTTTAGCTCGTACAAGACATCAACGAAGAAATAAATAA
- a CDS encoding PAS domain S-box protein — protein sequence MRKDGKTVYTNISISCLRDEKKFVSLFLVSLLDITDRKQAEKQMKEQMDDLQKFSRLTINREEKMIKLKEEINFLMKQLGKDAKYKIVE from the coding sequence ATGCGGAAAGATGGTAAAACTGTATACACAAACATATCTATTTCTTGCTTACGAGATGAAAAAAAATTCGTAAGCCTTTTTTTAGTATCATTACTGGATATCACTGATCGCAAGCAAGCAGAAAAACAAATGAAAGAACAAATGGATGATTTACAAAAATTCAGTCGATTAACCATCAATCGCGAAGAAAAGATGATTAAGCTTAAGGAAGAAATTAATTTCTTGATGAAACAGTTGGGAAAAGATGCAAAATATAAAATTGTGGAATAA